GTCCCCGGCGACGGCGGCTGGTGGGAGCTGGAGGTGGAGGACGCAGGCCCCGGCACCCGCTACCGGTTCTCTCTCGACGGGGGGCCCGGCCGTCCGGACCCCCGTTCGGCGTCCCAGCCGGAGGGGATCGACGGCCCGTCGGAGGTGGTGGACCACGCTGCATTCGAGTGGACGGATCGGTCTTGGCGGGGCATTCCGCTGGCGGGGGCGGTCCTCTACGAGCTGCACGTCGGGACCTTCTCGCCCGAGGGCACCTTCGCCGGGGCGATCGAGCACCTGGAACACCTGGTCGAGCTCGGCGTCGACGCGGTCGAGCTGCTGCCGGTGGCCGAGTTCTCGGGCAGCCGGGGTTGGGGTTACGACGGGGTCGACCTGTTCGCCCCCCACCACGCCTACGGGGGGCCCGACGGGCTGAAGGCGCTGGTCGACGCGTGCCACGGCGCCGGGATCGGCGTGGTGATGGACGTGGTCTACAACCACCTGGGCCCCGCCGGGAACTACCTGCCCGAGTTCGGGCCCTACTTCTCCGACCGGCACAAGACCAACTGGGGCGACGCCCTGAACTACGACGGGCCGGACAGCGGCGAGGTTCGCCGGTTTGTCATAGACAACGCCCTTTGTTGGCTACGGGACTACCAAATCGACGGGCTGCGCCTGGATGCGGTCCACGCCATCGTCGACGACTCCGCCGTCCACCTCCTGGAGCAGATGGCGGCCGAGGTCCGCGCCCTATCCGCCGCCACCCGGAGGACGCTTTTCCTGGTGGCCGAAAGCGACCTCAACGACCCCAAGTTCGTGCGGCCGGTGGAGGCCGGGGGTTACGGACTCGACGCCTCCTGGGCCGACGAGTGGCACCATGCGCTGCACGGTGCGCTTACCGGGGAGTGCACCGGCTACTACGAAGATTTCGGGTCGCTGGCGCTGCTGGCGAAGGCCCTGAAACAGGCCTGGGTTTACGACGGGACCTGGTCGCAGCACCGCCGCCGGGTCCACGGCCGCTCCCCGGCGGGCCTGCCGGGCGACCGCTTTGTCGTGTCGACCCAGAACCACGACCAGGTCGGAAACCGTGCGATGGGGGAGCGCAGCGGCGCCCTCATGAACGAGGGCCGCCTGAAGATCGCTGCGGCCCTGCTTCTGACCTCCCCCTTCGTTCCGCTGCTCTTCCAGGGCGAGGAGTGGGCCGCCGGCACGCCGTTTCAATACTTCACCGATCACCCCGACCCGGATCTGGGGCGGGCGGTCAGTGAAGGCCGCCGCAGCGAGTTCTCGTCGTTCGGCTGGGAGCCCGAGCAGGTCCCGGACCCGCAGGACCGGGCGACGTTCGAACGTTCCAAGCTCGACTGGAATGAGATCAAGGACGATCACCGCCGGGTGCTGGAGTGGCACCGGATGCTCATCGAGTTGCGCCGCAGAGTTCGGTCGTTGACCGACCCCC
The sequence above is a segment of the Actinomycetota bacterium genome. Coding sequences within it:
- the treZ gene encoding malto-oligosyltrehalose trehalohydrolase, with protein sequence MHTFRVWAPKPERVDLLLGDQVHPMVPGDGGWWELEVEDAGPGTRYRFSLDGGPGRPDPRSASQPEGIDGPSEVVDHAAFEWTDRSWRGIPLAGAVLYELHVGTFSPEGTFAGAIEHLEHLVELGVDAVELLPVAEFSGSRGWGYDGVDLFAPHHAYGGPDGLKALVDACHGAGIGVVMDVVYNHLGPAGNYLPEFGPYFSDRHKTNWGDALNYDGPDSGEVRRFVIDNALCWLRDYQIDGLRLDAVHAIVDDSAVHLLEQMAAEVRALSAATRRTLFLVAESDLNDPKFVRPVEAGGYGLDASWADEWHHALHGALTGECTGYYEDFGSLALLAKALKQAWVYDGTWSQHRRRVHGRSPAGLPGDRFVVSTQNHDQVGNRAMGERSGALMNEGRLKIAAALLLTSPFVPLLFQGEEWAAGTPFQYFTDHPDPDLGRAVSEGRRSEFSSFGWEPEQVPDPQDRATFERSKLDWNEIKDDHRRVLEWHRMLIELRRRVRSLTDPRRDSIDVSFNEEAGWLVFRRPGIAVVLNLGKGVVSVPLGGLERLLLASEPGVEVVGDLVTLPPDTVGIFGPAA